The following are encoded together in the Diachasmimorpha longicaudata isolate KC_UGA_2023 chromosome 3, iyDiaLong2, whole genome shotgun sequence genome:
- the LOC135160750 gene encoding tetratricopeptide repeat protein 19 homolog, mitochondrial, producing MMLGRRGLQAIYLMVRRVNPSVIRAPVRRFHSHKDTAGSKGTIVVGFSLLGFLGFEKEEEELEPELITTIKRSILLIQNGEFKKAEQMLHVALRQAQTLQHFDGITYVYDVMANLAFQVQEVEKAKKLFISVMQRLMSTGTTEGDMKMIHISLKLAKLYEMSGEPGKAEDGYTFCLKHILDRAKETPEDEDVLLLWGMTLDWYGKMLLSQSRLNEALKCYQQAHKLCHQVHGDEHHQTVVLLNDLGTVYCLLGEYEQALGHLSDAILIGQRLPEMSDLSSIHVNMGNVYLKKNLYNEARDACHTGLELAKKNNDIECQEQANACLEEVKKLLSQ from the exons ATGATGTTGGGGAGGAGAGGACTGCAGGCGATTTATCTCATGGTACGAAGAGTAAATCCTTCGGTTATCAGAGCTCCTGTTAGACGTTTCCATTCTCACAAAGATACGGCGGGGTCCAAAGGGACGATTGTCGTAGGATTCAGTCTTTTGGGCTTCCTCGGGTTTGAGAAGGAAGAGGAGGAACTGGAGCCTGAACTTATCACCACCATCAAACGTTCCATTTTGCTCATTCAA AACGGTGAATTTAAAAAAGCTGAGCAGATGCTCCACGTCGCCCTCCGCCAGGCCCAAACTCTCCAGCACTTCGACGGAATAACGTATGTCTACGACGTAATGGCAAATTTGGCGTTCCAAGTTCAAGAAGTGGAGAAGGCGAAAAAACTGTTTATTTCTGTGATGCAGCGACTCATGTCGACTGGAACAACTGAGGGTGACATGAAGATGATCCACATTAGTCTGAAGCTCGCAAAATTGTACGAGATGAGTGGAGAACCTGG CAAAGCCGAGGACGGTTACACCTTCTGTCTCAAGCACATTTTGGATCGAGCCAAGGAGACCCCAGAGGACGAGGATGTCCTCCTCCTCTGGGGGATGACCCTCGACtggtacggcaaaatgctTCTCTCTCAGTCCCGGCTGAATGAGGCCTTAAAATGCTACCAACAGGCTCACAAATTATGCCACCAAGTCCATGGAGATGAGCACCACCAGACAGTCGTTCTCCTCAATGATTTGGGAACTGTCTACTGCCTTCTGGGGGAGTACGAGCAGGCACTGGGACATCTGTCCGACGCAATATTAATTG GACAACGACTACCTGAAATGTCAGACTTAAGTTCAATTCACGTAAACATGGGCAACGTTTACCTGAAGAAAAATTTGTACAACGAGGCACGCGACGCCTGTCACACGGGACTGGAGTTAGCTAAGAAAAACAATGATATAGAGTGCCAGGAGCAAGCGAACGCTTGTCTCgaagaagtgaaaaaattattgagtcaATAA
- the LOC135160746 gene encoding transmembrane protein 268 isoform X2, whose product MSTPESVDTPDNAVVPNISDISEKTRNWVQFEEEPVAAAVPSSKVRDNHGRPEESPPEVVAIDPEKIKKSIEENEGKSPRGNEYSGAVIATESVQLNLDRSGLSRSISSDSPENNVPSDGKIPDPKSASLKTIDLRDTSNGRSHVNNVISTPIGNIRRGFANGDTIVTLLPVNTRWPWITPAKFRPELVPEELMAQGLTLTVEDYVHIMELLVNDVRFNMYNICYKRILVLWIFTAFVILLGLLFSGITGLTLFGLGIMWLIMNAAAIFLCMFVKIKLNHNLEKCMAQVNKHLLRHKILLGLDDRGKISCHKVNLCFIYFDTTDCIKKLQEVIEREERDGRVIGGDETSEMQRRRQELQQRMDIDDSDIVIQGSSTTRLSRKQERAELLLLRYAARWARNFVRHRLDLVVDSQDRNRVIIGSTASPRHCIFARCPCQFIEDHLKCKPKAGRKVEQISVLSRNHALNT is encoded by the exons ATGAGTACTCCAGAGTCAGTGGACACTCCAGACAACGCAGTGGTACCAAACATCAGTGATATCTCTGAGAAGACGCGGAACTGGGTGCAGTTCGAGGAGGAGCCCGTGGCGGCAGCCGTGCCATCGTCAAAGGTTCGGGATAATCATGGACGCCCCGAGGAGTCTCCACCCGAGGTGGTGGCCATCGACCCcgagaagataaaaaaatccatcgaGGAGAACGAGGGGAAGAGCCCAAGAGGCAACGAGTACAGTGGAGCTGTGATAGCAACCGAATCCGTCCAACTCAATTTAGACAGATCGGGATTGAGCCGATCAATATCCTCGGACAGTCCTGAGAATAATGTGCCTTCGGACGGTAAAATTCCGGACCCAAAAAGTGCCTCTTTGAAGACTATTGACCTTAGGGATACGTCCAACGGTAGAAGTCATGTTAATAATGTTATTAGTACACCAATTGGCAACATAAGACGAGGATTTGCCAATGGGGACACCATTGTCACCCTGTTACCCGTAAACACGAGGTGGCCCTGGATTACACCTGCTAAATTTCGACCTGAACTTGTGCCGGAGGAGCTTATGGCTCAGGGACTTACG ttAACAGTGGAAGATTATGTCCACATAATGGAGTTGCTGGTCAACGACGTGCGCTTCAACATGTACAACATCTGCTACAAACGCATTCTTGTACTGTGGATCTTCACAGCGTTCGTCATTCTCCTGGGGCTTTTGTTCTCAGGTATAACAGGACTGACTCTTTTCGGTCTTGGAATAATGTGGCTCATCATGAACGCAGCAGCGATCTTCCTCTGCATGTTCGTTAAGATAAAGCTCAATCATAATTTGGAGAAGTGCATGGCTCAAGTGAATAAACACCTGTTGCGCCACAAGATTTTGCTGGGGCTGGATGACAGAGGGAAGATATCGTGTCACAAAGTCAACTTGTGCTTCATTTATTTTGACACGACTGATTGCATT aaaaaattgcaagagGTCATTGAACGAGAAGAACGAGACGGTCGAGTGATTGGTGGCGATGAGACGAGCGAAATGCAACGCCGGAGACAGGAATTGCAGCAGCGTATGGACATTGATGATAGTGATATCGTTATTCAAGGCTCCTCCACTACACGACTGTCTCGTAAACAG GAGCGGGCGGAGCTGTTGTTGCTGAGATATGCAGCACGATGGGCTCGTAACTTTGTCAGACACAGGCTGGACCTGGTTGTTGATTCACAGGATCGTAACAGGGTCATCATTGGATCTACAGCTTCTCCCCGTCACTGTATATTCGCCCGTTGTCCTTGTCAGTTTATCGAGGATCATCTCAAATGCAAGCCCAAAG CTGGAAGGAAAGTGGAACAAATATCTGTGCTATCACGTAATCACGCTTTAAATACTTGA
- the LOC135160748 gene encoding protein catecholamines up, whose product MKRKEDRAESALSASKHTIWIKLALAAIVLIIFLDLPVLCQSQAHHHHDHDHHHHHDEPASFKYSKQANENFEHVKHPHNLPYMEAHDYELLKEEAKREQQGSIMLKAMGSTLLISAAPFVLLFFVPLDNTKEREPLLKILLSFASGGLLGDAFLHLIPHALLPHSHGADGHDHGHEHSHGHDHEHHGHDMTVGLCVLLGIIVFLVVEKGIRLIKGDHSHSHSHAGKEEKSKKDKGKKEESVAPAGEIKIAGYLNLAADFLHNFTDGLAIGASYLAGESIGYITTVTILLHEVPHEIGDFAILIQSGCSKRKAMLLQLTTAVGALCGTYVSLLAEGMGDLATAWILPFTAGGFIYIATVSVIPELLTDTKFWQSLKEIIALLLGVYMMVLIAQYE is encoded by the exons atgaagagaaaagagGACAGAGCAGAAAGCGCATTATCAGCAAGTAAACACACCATCTGGATTAAGCTTGCCCTAGCAGCTATTGTCCTGATAATCTTCCTGGATTTGCCAGTTCTGTGCCAATCCCAGGCTCACCACCATCATGACCACGATCACCATCATCACCACGATGAGCCAGCGAGCTTCAAGTACTCGAAACAggcgaatgaaaattttgagcaCGTGAAGCATCCACACAATCTTCCTTATATGGAGGCTCATGATTACGAGCTACTCAAAGAGGAGGCCAAGCGTGAACAACAGGGCAGTATCATGCTGAAGGCCATGGGCTCAACTCTGCTGATTTCAGCGGCTCCTTTTGTTCTCCTGTTCTTCGTTCCTCTGGACAACACCAAGGAACGTGAGCCTCTGCTGAAGATTCTCCTGAGCTTTGCCTCTGGGGGCCTCTTGGGAGACGCCTTTCTTCATCTCATACCTCATGCACTGCTTCCCCATTCTCATGGAGCGGATGGACACGATCATGGACATGAACATTCCCACGGACATGATCATGAGCATCATGGCCATGATATGACTGTTGGACTCTGTGTTCTCCTGGGGATCATTGTCTTCCTCGTGGTGGAGAAGGGCATCAGGTTGATCAAGGGGGATCACTCACACTCTCACAGTCATGCTGGGAAGGAGGAGAAGAGCAAGAAGGATAAGGGAAAGAAGGAGGAGAGTGTAGCTCCTGctggagaaattaaaattgctGGGTACCTGAATCTTGCTGCTGATTTTCTTCACAATTTCACGGATGGCCTTGCCATCGGGGCCAGCTATCTCGCTGGGGAGAGCATTGGATATATCACCACAGTCACCATTCTTCTTCATGAAGTGCCACATGAGATCGGGGACTTCGCTATTCTCATTCAGAGTGGATGCAGCAAACGAAAG GCGATGCTGCTGCAATTGACAACAGCCGTTGGAGCTCTCTGTGGCACTTATGTGTCCCTCCTTGCTGAAGGAATGG gGGATTTAGCAACAGCTTGGATACTCCCCTTCACAGCAGGAGGTTTCATCTATATCGCGACGGTGTCAGTGATCCCAGAATTGCTAACAGACACAAAATTCTGGCAATCCTTGAAGGAAATAATCGCTCTTCTCCTAGGGGTTTACATGATGGTGCTAATAGCTCAATACGAGTGA
- the LOC135160746 gene encoding transmembrane protein 268 isoform X3 has translation MSTPESVDTPDNAVVPNISDISEKTRNWVQFEEEPVAAAVPSSKVRDNHGRPEESPPEVVAIDPEKIKKSIEENEGKSPRGNEYSGAVIATESVQLNLDRSGLSRSISSDSPENNVPSDGKIPDPKSASLKTIDLRDTSNGRSHVNNVISTPIGNIRRGFANGDTIVTLLPVNTRWPWITPAKFRPELVPEELMAQGLTLTVEDYVHIMELLVNDVRFNMYNICYKRILVLWIFTAFVILLGLLFSGITGLTLFGLGIMWLIMNAAAIFLCMFVKIKLNHNLEKCMAQVNKHLLRHKILLGLDDRGKISCHKVNLCFIYFDTTDCIKKLQEVIEREERDGRVIGGDETSEMQRRRQELQQRMDIDDSDIVIQGSSTTRLSRKQGKSEQVLCRYVQRWGKDYLRRRLDWTVDEEGGNPTCPRHLASALCPCQYIEEWLRNKPRVQGRDFCPRWSSFLRDRGF, from the exons ATGAGTACTCCAGAGTCAGTGGACACTCCAGACAACGCAGTGGTACCAAACATCAGTGATATCTCTGAGAAGACGCGGAACTGGGTGCAGTTCGAGGAGGAGCCCGTGGCGGCAGCCGTGCCATCGTCAAAGGTTCGGGATAATCATGGACGCCCCGAGGAGTCTCCACCCGAGGTGGTGGCCATCGACCCcgagaagataaaaaaatccatcgaGGAGAACGAGGGGAAGAGCCCAAGAGGCAACGAGTACAGTGGAGCTGTGATAGCAACCGAATCCGTCCAACTCAATTTAGACAGATCGGGATTGAGCCGATCAATATCCTCGGACAGTCCTGAGAATAATGTGCCTTCGGACGGTAAAATTCCGGACCCAAAAAGTGCCTCTTTGAAGACTATTGACCTTAGGGATACGTCCAACGGTAGAAGTCATGTTAATAATGTTATTAGTACACCAATTGGCAACATAAGACGAGGATTTGCCAATGGGGACACCATTGTCACCCTGTTACCCGTAAACACGAGGTGGCCCTGGATTACACCTGCTAAATTTCGACCTGAACTTGTGCCGGAGGAGCTTATGGCTCAGGGACTTACG ttAACAGTGGAAGATTATGTCCACATAATGGAGTTGCTGGTCAACGACGTGCGCTTCAACATGTACAACATCTGCTACAAACGCATTCTTGTACTGTGGATCTTCACAGCGTTCGTCATTCTCCTGGGGCTTTTGTTCTCAGGTATAACAGGACTGACTCTTTTCGGTCTTGGAATAATGTGGCTCATCATGAACGCAGCAGCGATCTTCCTCTGCATGTTCGTTAAGATAAAGCTCAATCATAATTTGGAGAAGTGCATGGCTCAAGTGAATAAACACCTGTTGCGCCACAAGATTTTGCTGGGGCTGGATGACAGAGGGAAGATATCGTGTCACAAAGTCAACTTGTGCTTCATTTATTTTGACACGACTGATTGCATT aaaaaattgcaagagGTCATTGAACGAGAAGAACGAGACGGTCGAGTGATTGGTGGCGATGAGACGAGCGAAATGCAACGCCGGAGACAGGAATTGCAGCAGCGTATGGACATTGATGATAGTGATATCGTTATTCAAGGCTCCTCCACTACACGACTGTCTCGTAAACAG GGAAAAAGTGAACAAGTGTTATGCCGTTACGTGCAGCGCTGGGGGAAAGATTACTTGCGACGTCGATTGGACTGGACAGTTGACGAAGAGGGTGGAAACCCCACATGCCCACGTCACCTGGCATCAGCCCTCTGTCCCTGTCAATATATCGAGGAGTGGCTGAGAAATAAACCACGTGTACAGGGCAGAGACTTTTGCCCCAGGTGGAGCAGCTTCCTGAGAGATCGAGGATTCTAA
- the LOC135160746 gene encoding transmembrane protein 268 isoform X1 — MSTPESVDTPDNAVVPNISDISEKTRNWVQFEEEPVAAAVPSSKVRDNHGRPEESPPEVVAIDPEKIKKSIEENEGKSPRGNEYSGAVIATESVQLNLDRSGLSRSISSDSPENNVPSDGKIPDPKSASLKTIDLRDTSNGRSHVNNVISTPIGNIRRGFANGDTIVTLLPVNTRWPWITPAKFRPELVPEELMAQGLTLTVEDYVHIMELLVNDVRFNMYNICYKRILVLWIFTAFVILLGLLFSGITGLTLFGLGIMWLIMNAAAIFLCMFVKIKLNHNLEKCMAQVNKHLLRHKILLGLDDRGKISCHKVNLCFIYFDTTDCIKKLQEVIEREERDGRVIGGDETSEMQRRRQELQQRMDIDDSDIVIQGSSTTRLSRKQERAELLLLRYAARWARNFVRHRLDLVVDSQDRNRVIIGSTASPRHCIFARCPCQFIEDHLKCKPKGYPPGFTWCSYLSDPAIRYDPPYYVSPSN, encoded by the exons ATGAGTACTCCAGAGTCAGTGGACACTCCAGACAACGCAGTGGTACCAAACATCAGTGATATCTCTGAGAAGACGCGGAACTGGGTGCAGTTCGAGGAGGAGCCCGTGGCGGCAGCCGTGCCATCGTCAAAGGTTCGGGATAATCATGGACGCCCCGAGGAGTCTCCACCCGAGGTGGTGGCCATCGACCCcgagaagataaaaaaatccatcgaGGAGAACGAGGGGAAGAGCCCAAGAGGCAACGAGTACAGTGGAGCTGTGATAGCAACCGAATCCGTCCAACTCAATTTAGACAGATCGGGATTGAGCCGATCAATATCCTCGGACAGTCCTGAGAATAATGTGCCTTCGGACGGTAAAATTCCGGACCCAAAAAGTGCCTCTTTGAAGACTATTGACCTTAGGGATACGTCCAACGGTAGAAGTCATGTTAATAATGTTATTAGTACACCAATTGGCAACATAAGACGAGGATTTGCCAATGGGGACACCATTGTCACCCTGTTACCCGTAAACACGAGGTGGCCCTGGATTACACCTGCTAAATTTCGACCTGAACTTGTGCCGGAGGAGCTTATGGCTCAGGGACTTACG ttAACAGTGGAAGATTATGTCCACATAATGGAGTTGCTGGTCAACGACGTGCGCTTCAACATGTACAACATCTGCTACAAACGCATTCTTGTACTGTGGATCTTCACAGCGTTCGTCATTCTCCTGGGGCTTTTGTTCTCAGGTATAACAGGACTGACTCTTTTCGGTCTTGGAATAATGTGGCTCATCATGAACGCAGCAGCGATCTTCCTCTGCATGTTCGTTAAGATAAAGCTCAATCATAATTTGGAGAAGTGCATGGCTCAAGTGAATAAACACCTGTTGCGCCACAAGATTTTGCTGGGGCTGGATGACAGAGGGAAGATATCGTGTCACAAAGTCAACTTGTGCTTCATTTATTTTGACACGACTGATTGCATT aaaaaattgcaagagGTCATTGAACGAGAAGAACGAGACGGTCGAGTGATTGGTGGCGATGAGACGAGCGAAATGCAACGCCGGAGACAGGAATTGCAGCAGCGTATGGACATTGATGATAGTGATATCGTTATTCAAGGCTCCTCCACTACACGACTGTCTCGTAAACAG GAGCGGGCGGAGCTGTTGTTGCTGAGATATGCAGCACGATGGGCTCGTAACTTTGTCAGACACAGGCTGGACCTGGTTGTTGATTCACAGGATCGTAACAGGGTCATCATTGGATCTACAGCTTCTCCCCGTCACTGTATATTCGCCCGTTGTCCTTGTCAGTTTATCGAGGATCATCTCAAATGCAAGCCCAAAG GATATCCACCGGGCTTCACCTGGTGCTCATACTTGAGTGATCCTGCCATTAGGTATGATCCTCCGTACTACGTGAGCCCATCAAACTGA